The Kitasatospora albolonga nucleotide sequence GCCGTAGTCGTTGTCGACGGCACGGTCGGCCGCCACGCTCACCGAGGCGCGCAGCTCCTGACCGGGCAGCACGTCGACCCGGTACCAGCGGTGTTCGCCGATCTTCTCGCGGTCGGTGTAGAGACCCGGCTTGAGCTCGGGCGCGGCGGAGCAGCTGCCCGCCCCCTCGGTGGCCACCGGGGTGACCACCGGCTCGGCCGCCCGGTCCACCAACTGCGTGACGCGGCGGGAGAGTTCTTCCTTGTGCTGGACGGCGGTGTACGTGCCGCCGGTGGCCTCGGCGATACAGGTCAGCTGCTGGCGGATCTTGGCGTTGGGCACCAGGCCGAGCGTGTCGATGACCAGGTGGGTGCCGCGCGCGGCGATCTCCCGGGCCACCTCGCACGGGTCGAGCGGGCCGCAGGTGTCCTCGCCGTCCGTGATGAGGACGATCCGCCGGGTGCCGTCGCCGCCTTCGAGGTCGTCGGCCGCGCCGAGCAGCGCGGGGCCGATCGGGGTCCAGCCGGTGGGGGCGAGGGTGGCGACGGCGGTCTTGGCCTCGGTGCGGTCCAGCGGCCCGACCGGGTAGAGCTGCTTGGTGTCCTTGCAGCCCACCTTGCGGTCGTCGCCCGGGTAGTCGGCGCCCAGGGTGCGGATGCCGAGGTGGACCTGCTCGGGCACCGCGTCCAGGACGTCGTTGAACGCCTGCTTGGCGGCGCTCATCCGGGACTGGCCGTCGATGTCGCGGGTACGCATGGAGCCGCTGACGTCGAGCACCAGCTCGACCTTGGGGGCGGGGGTCGCGGGTGGTCCGTCGGCGGCGGCCGGGAGCGCGGAGCCGAGTCCGGCGGCCAGGGTGGCGAGCGCTATGCACACCCCGGTCGTCAGCCTTTTTCTTGTGATCATCGCCGGATCTTATGGAAAATCAGTTGGTATTCCCAACTGGGGCCGTCGGCGACCGGCGCCGCCCCGCCGCACAGCCGCCGCAGGCCCGCCCTTCAGCCGCCGAGCAGCGGCTCCGAGGCCCGGTCCAGCACCGAGGTGACACGCTGCCAGGTCTCCAAGTCCCGCTCCCGCGCGTCGATGTGACGGCCCGTGTCCCCCGCGCCCCAGGAGGTCGCCAGCGCCACCGGGTCCCCGCCGCCCGCGGCGGAGGCGGCGAGCGCCGCCGCGCCCAGGGCCACCAGCTCGCCGCCCGCCGGGATGACGAGCGGGCGGCCGGAGAGCCGGCGGACCGTCTCCACCCAGCTCCGCCCCTGCGCACCGCCACCGATCAGCCGCAGCGGGCGGGCGGCCACGTCGGGGGCGTCCGGATCGAGGCCGCAGGCCCGGAGCAGCGTGTCCAGCGCCCGCAGGACGGTGACGGCCGCGCCCTCGTAGGCGGCGCCGAGGAGCTGCTGCGGGGTGGTGTCGTGGCGCAGGCCGGTGAGGAGCCCGGACGCGGTGGGGAGGTCGGGGGTGCGTTCGCCGTCGAGGTAGGGGAGGAGTACGGCTTCGCCGCCGGGGGCCGTGTCCTCGCGGTGCAGGCCGAGGAGGGAGGCGACCTTGTCCACGGCGAGCGTGCAGTTGAGCGTGCAGGCCAGCGGGAGATACGTACCGTCGGCGGCGGCGAACCCGGAGAGCGCCGGGTCGGTGGAGCGCGTACGGGAGGCGGCGAAGACCACCCCCGACGTGCCGAGGGAGAGCACCGGGTGGTCCAGCAGTCCGGCGCCGCCCAGCCCCAGGCCCACGGCCGCGCTCATGTTGTCCCCGGTCCCCGCCGCGACCGCGATCCCGGCGGGCAGCCCGAGAGCGTCGGCCGCCGCGCCGGTGAGCGAGCCGATCCGGGCCGCCCCGGTGGGCGCGACCTCGGGGAGGAGGGCCGGGTCCAGGCCGAGGAGGTCCAGCAGGTCGGGGTCGTAGCCGCCGGTCGCGGTGGCGTACCAGCCGGTGCCGGAGGCGTCCCCGGGGTCGGTCGCCGCCACACCCGCGAGCCGCTCGGTGAGGAAGTCGTGCGGCAGCCGCACGCCCACGGCCGCCTTCACCGCCTCCGGGTCGTGCTCGCACAGCCACCGCCACTTGGAGGCGGTGATCGAGGCGACCGGCACGGAACCGGTCCGCGCGGTCCAGGCGCCGGGCCCGCCGAACGCGTCGGTCAGGGCGGCGGCCTGCGGCGCGGAGCGGGTGTCGTTCCACAGCAGCGCGGGCCGCAGCGGACGGCCCGAGCGGTCCAGCACGACGAGCCCGTGCTGCTGTCCCGCCACCGCGATCCCGGTGACCGAGCGGGCGGGCAGGGCCGACTCCTTCAGCCCGGCCGCCACCGCGTCGCCCAGCGCCCGCCACCAC carries:
- a CDS encoding alpha-1-antitrypsin, with the protein product MITRKRLTTGVCIALATLAAGLGSALPAAADGPPATPAPKVELVLDVSGSMRTRDIDGQSRMSAAKQAFNDVLDAVPEQVHLGIRTLGADYPGDDRKVGCKDTKQLYPVGPLDRTEAKTAVATLAPTGWTPIGPALLGAADDLEGGDGTRRIVLITDGEDTCGPLDPCEVAREIAARGTHLVIDTLGLVPNAKIRQQLTCIAEATGGTYTAVQHKEELSRRVTQLVDRAAEPVVTPVATEGAGSCSAAPELKPGLYTDREKIGEHRWYRVDVLPGQELRASVSVAADRAVDNDYGVLLRAVTASGREIVRGEASGTGRTDVISSGLRYPKAEVADGDDGSGKPAAETVCLQLSNSFSAPASVKRSPGLPVELTVDLVDGPDRASDVAAFGLGRGWWLLGALVLTGLVAGLLFGWISRWRIAVWRTN
- a CDS encoding xylulokinase, producing MSSRTVVIGVDSSTQSTKAAVIDAVTGEQLAVGRAPHVVTGESGARESDPEVWWRALGDAVAAGLKESALPARSVTGIAVAGQQHGLVVLDRSGRPLRPALLWNDTRSAPQAAALTDAFGGPGAWTARTGSVPVASITASKWRWLCEHDPEAVKAAVGVRLPHDFLTERLAGVAATDPGDASGTGWYATATGGYDPDLLDLLGLDPALLPEVAPTGAARIGSLTGAAADALGLPAGIAVAAGTGDNMSAAVGLGLGGAGLLDHPVLSLGTSGVVFAASRTRSTDPALSGFAAADGTYLPLACTLNCTLAVDKVASLLGLHREDTAPGGEAVLLPYLDGERTPDLPTASGLLTGLRHDTTPQQLLGAAYEGAAVTVLRALDTLLRACGLDPDAPDVAARPLRLIGGGAQGRSWVETVRRLSGRPLVIPAGGELVALGAAALAASAAGGGDPVALATSWGAGDTGRHIDARERDLETWQRVTSVLDRASEPLLGG